ACGAGGTGCTTCACGCCCGAACTCTGGGACTTTGCGCGCTGGAACGCCTCCATGTCCTCCGGCGGATCTTCGGGCGTGGAGAACACGGTCCAGAGCACCGCGGCGAGGAAGGCCGCGCCGCCGACGTAGAACGAGATCTTCACGTTGGTCGGGAGCGCGTTCGCGCCGTCGGCGTCGCTGCTGACGTGAAACCAATTGCGCAGGATGTAGGGCAGCATGCCGGCGATGACCGCGCCGGCGCCGATGAAGAAGCTCTGCATCGCGAAGCCCTTGCCGCGTTGCTGCTCGGGGAGCTTGTCCGCCACGAACGCGCGGAACGGCTCCATCGAGATGTTGATCGAGGCGTCGAGCACCCAGAGCAGGCCGGCCGCCATGTAGAACTTCGGCAGATGCGGGATGAGCCACTCCGCGAGCGAACCGGAATTCGGCATGAGCAGGAGCGCGAGCGAGCTGAGAATCGCGCCGATCAGAAAGTAAGGGCGCCGGCGGCCGAGCCAGCACCACGTGCGGTCGCTCATCGCGCCGATGATCGGCTGCACGAGCAGACCGGTGAGCGGCGCGGCGATCCACAGGCGCGCGATCTGTTCGTCGGCGGCGCCGAGATACTTGTAGATCGGGCTCATGTTGGCCATCTGCAGGCCCCAGCCGAACTGGATGCCGAAGAATCCGAAACTCATGTTCCAGATCGCGGGCAGGGTGAGGGGTTTGAGGTCTTTCATTCGGACAACAGGGTTGGGGGACTAAACGGGGCACGCGGCGCGGGCCGCGCAGCGCTCAATGCGCGGGCGGTTCGCTGTAGTCGCGCACGGGCCGGTCGCCGGTGCGGTCGTAGAGTTGGATCCAGTTCTTCAACGTCGCGACTTTCTCCGTGCGCAACTTTGCGAGATCGTCGGCGGTGAAGCGCCAGACCCAGTTGCCGTCCATCGTGCCGGGGCGGTTGAAGGTCGCCTCGGCGCCGAGATCGAGCAGGTCCTGCATCGGGATCACCGCGAGGCGCGAGACGGTCGAGAGTGTGTGGCGGATGATCGGCCAGGCGGACTTAGCGCTGCCGTTCAGCTGGAAATACTCGGCTATCTTGCCCGCGTAGGGCTCGGCGAGGGACTCGAGCCAGCCGCGCGTGGTGACGTTGTCGTGCGTGCCGGTGTAAGCGACGCTGTCGGGCGGGTAGTAGTGCGGGAGGTTGGCGTTGTTGGCGTCGTGGCCGTAGGCGAACTGCACGATCTTCATGCCGGGCAGGCCCGCGCCGCGACGGAGCGCGACGACGCCGGGACCGATGTAGCCGAGGTCCTCGGCGATGATCTTCGCGTCGGGGAGCGCCACGCGGATCGCGGCGAAGAACGCCGCGCCTGGGCCGGTGCGCCACTGGCCGGTGCGCGCGTCGGGCGCGTCGGCGGGGATTTCCCAGTAAGTATCGAAGCCGCGGAAGTGATCGAGGCGGATGATGTCGTAGAGCTCGAACGCGGCGCGCAGGCGGTCGATCCACCAGACGTAGCCGGTGCCGCGCAGGTATTCCCAATCGTAGAGCGGGTTGCCCCAGAGTTGGCCGAGTTCGGAGAAATAGTCCGGCGGCACGCCGGCGACGACCGTCGGCTGGCCGTCGGCGTCGAGTTGGAACACCTCGCGGTGCGCCCAGGTGTCTGCGCTGTCGAGGGCGACGAAGATCGGCACGTCGCCGATGATGCCGACGCCGCGGCGGGCGGCGTAGCGGCGGAGGCGGTCCCACTGGCCGAAGAAGACGTATTGGTAGAACGCGTGGCGCTCGACTTCCTTCTTCACGGTGTCGGGGAAGAGCGCGCGCAGCTGCGGCGTCCAGCGGCGGAGCTCGCTCGGCCACGTGGTCCACGCGCGGCCCTGGAAGTGCGACTTCAGCGCCATGAAGTCCGCGAACGGTTCGAGCCAGCCGGCGTTGGCGGCGCGGAATTCCTTGAACGAGCCCATCGCGTCGATCTCGTCCTTGCCGCTGGCGAGGAAGCGATCACTGGCTTTGGCGAGCGCGACCCAGAAGCGTTCGTAGAGCGCGCCGTAGAACACCTGGCTCGACGGGAGCGCGCGCAGCGGGACGAGTTCGGTGTCGGTGAGGAGGCCTTCCTCCTTCAGTTCGCCGAGGTCGATGAAGTAGGGATTGCCGGCGCGGCCGGAGAAGAGCTGGTAGGGCGAGTCGCCGAAGCCGGTCGGCCCGATGGGGCAGATCTGCCAGTAACGCACGCCGGCGTCGGCGAGGAAATCAATGAAGCCGCGGGCACCGGCGCCGAGGTTGCCGATGCCGAAGTCGCCCGGGAGCGACGAAACGTGCGCGAGCACGCCGGCGGCGCGGATGTTGAGCCAGGAATTCGGAGGCGCTTCCATGATTCAGCGGAATTCTACGACCCGGGTTTTGCCGGTGTCGGGGAGGCGGAGGGAGACGGAGTCGTTCGTGCCGCGCGACCACGCGTCGGCGGACAGGGCCTGACCGTCGACGAACACGGCGCCGGCCGTGACGCCGTGGACGACCACTTCGAACTCGCGTGCGGCGGGCTGGAACGCGCCTTCGGCGCTGAGCGTGAGCTTGCGGTTGGCAAACATGAGCGTGGTGCGGCGCAGCGCGCCTTTTTGGTAGGCGGGGGAAAGACCGTCGTCCTCGTAGAGCGAGCCGGTGGCGCCGCCTTGGGCGTCGGGATAGACGTCGAAGCGGAGCGGGTTCCACGGCTTTTCGCCGGTGTGGCTCATGGCGACCGTGGACGGGACGATCGAGCCGCCGTGCACGTAGAGCGGGAGATGATCGAGCGGCACGGCGACGACGCGGGTCTCGCCCTGTGGGAGCGAGCTAGCTCGCGACTTCTCCGAACCGGTCGCAAGCAAGCTCGCTCCCACATTTTCGGAGACCACCTGTTTGCCGGTCCAGTAATCGAACCAGATGCCGGCGGGGAAATAGATCTCGCGCTCGCGTTGCGCCGCGCGCGTGACGGGCGCGGCGAGGAGGGCGTCGCCGACCATGAACTGGTCGTCGATGGTCGCGGTGTTTTCGTCGGCTTGGAAATTCAGCACGAGCGGACGGAAGAGCGGCACGCCGGTGCGGGAGGCTTCCTCCATCGTGGTGTAGATGAAGGGCAGGAGGGCGTAGCGGAGCTTGATGAACTTCCGGGCGATGTCCTCGTAGTAGCGGCCGAAGCGCCACGGCTCCTTGTCGTAGCCGTCGATCGCGGTGTGGTTGCGGAAGAAGGGCGAGAAGGCGGCGATTTGGTAGGAACGCGCGAGGAGTTCGCCGTCGCCGCGGCCGATGAAGCCGGGGATGTCGGCGCCGATGAAGGGCTCGCCGCTGAGGCCGAGCGAGGCGAACATCGGGACGTTGAGCGAGAGCGAGGCGAAGGTGGCGTTGTTGTCGCCGGTCCACTTCACGGCGTAGCGCTGGATGCCGGCGTAGCCGGCGCGCGTGATGACGAAGGGGCGCTCGTTGGGCTTGAGGCGTTGGAGGCCTTCGTAGGTCGCGCGAGTCATGTTCAGCGCGAAGGTGTTTCTCATGCCGTTGTAGGGCGTATGCTGGCCGAGGTCGTCGAAGCGGATGTTTTCGTGGCGCTTGCCGGAGGGATCGAGGAAGTCGGCCGGCTCGTTCATGTCGGTCCAGATGCCGGCGATGCCGACGTCGGTGAGCGCGCGGTGTTGCTCGCCCCACCAGCGGCGCGCGGCTTCCTTGGTGTAGTCGACGAAGACGGCTTTGCCGGGCCAGACTTCGCCGATGTAGACGGAGCCGTCGGTTTGCTTGAGGAAGAAGTCGTTTTTCAGGCCTTCATCGTAGGGCGCGTAGCCGCCCTCGGGCTGATACTTCACGCCGGGGTCGATGATGGTGACGACGCGGATGCCTTGCTCGGCGAGGCGGCGCGTCATGGCGGCGGGGTCGGGGAAGCGCGACTTGTCCCACGTGAAGACGCGGTAGCCGTCCATGTAATGGATGTCCAAGTAGAGCACGTCGAGCGGCAGGTCGTGCGCGCGGTATTGGTCGGCGATGTGCTCAACGAGTTTGTCCGGATAGTAGCTGTAACGGCTTTGCTGGTGGCCAAGCGACCAGAGCGGCGGCAGCGGCATGCGGCCGGTGAGCTCGGTGTAGCGGCTGACGATTTTCTTCAGCGAGGGGCCGGCGAAGAAATAGTAGTTCAGCTCGCCGCCGTCGGCGGTGTAGTTGGCGGATTCCTGCGTGAGGTGGCCGAACTCGAAGGTGGAGCGCCAGGCGTTGTCGTAGAAGAGGCCGTAGGCGACGCCGGCTTCGAGGCCGACGTAGAACGGGATGCTTTGGTAGATCGGGTCGGTGCCTTCGACGTAGCCCGGGGTGTCGGAGGTCCACATGACGAACTTGCCGCGGCGGCGGTCGAGGCGGGCGGCTTTTTCGCCGAGGCCGTAGAAGTGTTCCTCGTAGCCGAGTTTCTTGGCGGTGCCGACGGCGCCGGTCTTCGGGTCGCGCGCCATCGGGCGAGCGTCGGCGTTGAGGACGCGGCCGGTGGCGGCGTCGCGGAATTCGATGAGGAGCGGGTCGCGTTGGATGACGACCTTCAGCTCGGCGGTCGCGAGCGTGACGCTCGCGCTGTCTTCGGAAAATTGAAACGGGACGGCGGGCCAGTCGGTCTTGGCGACGGCCCAGGAGTGGTCGAGTGCGGGTTTTTGTCCGGCGAAAAGGGTGCGGACGCGGACGAGGTCCGGCGCGAGGACGCTCACGGCGACGGTGGAGCCATCGGCGGCGGTGAGCGTGACGCCTTGGGCGGTGCGCGTAGTCGAGGCGACAGCCGCGATGGGCTGCAGCGCGGTGGAGTCGGCCGCCAGGATGACGGTGTGGCTGAGGAGGAGCGAGCTAGCGAGGGCGCACACGAGAAGACGCACGGCGAAACGGGGTTGAAGGGGGACGGCGGAGATGACGCGGCCACCAGCTTAGAACTGGTGGCCGCGCGAAAACAAACGGGGACTCAGGGTCCCGGGGATCAGAACTTGTAGGACGCGCCGACCGAGTAGGAAGCGCCGTATTTCTGATAGTTGATCACCTTGCGCGGGTCGTTGTTATCGTAGGTGACCAGCGGCTCGTTGTTCAGGTTGTAGGCCTGGGCGAGCAGGGTGACGTTCTTGAGCGGACCGGTCTGGAACGTGTAGCTGATCTGCGCGTCGATGGTCTTTTCCGGCTGGGCGACGGAGAAGCCGCCGTTCGGGTTGACGTCGCCGCCACGGCTCGGGGGGCCGAACGTGGTGATGTATTGGCGGTTCGAGGAGCGATATTTCTCGCTCAGGCGGGCGGAGAAGCCGTGGCGCTCGTAGTAGACCGTGAACGTGGCGACCTTGCGCGAGTAGCCGGAGATCGGCATGTCGGGACCGGTGGGGCCGAAGGGCTTGACCTTCGAATCGGTGTAGGCGCCGTTGGCCCAGATGCCGAAGCCCTTGATGTCCTTGAAGAACAATTCGCTGGGGAGCGAGACCGTGGCTTCGACGCCGCGGAGCGAGCCGCCCGTGCCGTTGACCGGCTGGGAGACGATGCCCTTGCGGAGGACGGGTTCCGGACCGGATTTCACCGGATAACCGGTGAAGTCGGCGATAGACATCTGCTCGTAGATGTAATTCGTCAGCTTCTTGTTGAAGCCGGCGATGGCGATGTAGCCCTTGTTGTCGGCGAAGTAGCGCTCGATCGAGAGGTCGATCGAGTTGGCCGCCCAAGGCTTCAGGTTGGGATTACCGCCGCCGCCGCTCCACGGGCTGTTGGTCGAGGAGGCAGCGAAGGTCGGGTCGTAGCTCCAGGTGCGGGAGGCGCGCATATCATACATGCGCGGACGGGCATACTGGCGGGCGACGCTGAAGCGGACGAGG
This window of the Candidatus Didemnitutus sp. genome carries:
- a CDS encoding MFS transporter; the protein is MKDLKPLTLPAIWNMSFGFFGIQFGWGLQMANMSPIYKYLGAADEQIARLWIAAPLTGLLVQPIIGAMSDRTWCWLGRRRPYFLIGAILSSLALLLMPNSGSLAEWLIPHLPKFYMAAGLLWVLDASINISMEPFRAFVADKLPEQQRGKGFAMQSFFIGAGAVIAGMLPYILRNWFHVSSDADGANALPTNVKISFYVGGAAFLAAVLWTVFSTPEDPPEDMEAFQRAKSQSSGVKHLVSEIFDALLHMPRTMQRLALVQFFTWLGLFCMWLHFSNAVPVLFGSNDPSADLFKRGAEWAGVCYALKDAVTFLTAFALMALAQRSDRRLIHGVCLVLGGFGLLAVGFIHGEENKYWLLAALALGGVAWASILSMPYAILSGALPRERVGVYMGIFNFFIVLPEILAALFFGSLVKNYLGGNLVHAVMAGGVCMAIAAALLFLVPKENPSASATVSGSL
- the malQ gene encoding 4-alpha-glucanotransferase; the protein is MEAPPNSWLNIRAAGVLAHVSSLPGDFGIGNLGAGARGFIDFLADAGVRYWQICPIGPTGFGDSPYQLFSGRAGNPYFIDLGELKEEGLLTDTELVPLRALPSSQVFYGALYERFWVALAKASDRFLASGKDEIDAMGSFKEFRAANAGWLEPFADFMALKSHFQGRAWTTWPSELRRWTPQLRALFPDTVKKEVERHAFYQYVFFGQWDRLRRYAARRGVGIIGDVPIFVALDSADTWAHREVFQLDADGQPTVVAGVPPDYFSELGQLWGNPLYDWEYLRGTGYVWWIDRLRAAFELYDIIRLDHFRGFDTYWEIPADAPDARTGQWRTGPGAAFFAAIRVALPDAKIIAEDLGYIGPGVVALRRGAGLPGMKIVQFAYGHDANNANLPHYYPPDSVAYTGTHDNVTTRGWLESLAEPYAGKIAEYFQLNGSAKSAWPIIRHTLSTVSRLAVIPMQDLLDLGAEATFNRPGTMDGNWVWRFTADDLAKLRTEKVATLKNWIQLYDRTGDRPVRDYSEPPAH
- a CDS encoding glycoside hydrolase family 31 protein; the protein is MRLLVCALASSLLLSHTVILAADSTALQPIAAVASTTRTAQGVTLTAADGSTVAVSVLAPDLVRVRTLFAGQKPALDHSWAVAKTDWPAVPFQFSEDSASVTLATAELKVVIQRDPLLIEFRDAATGRVLNADARPMARDPKTGAVGTAKKLGYEEHFYGLGEKAARLDRRRGKFVMWTSDTPGYVEGTDPIYQSIPFYVGLEAGVAYGLFYDNAWRSTFEFGHLTQESANYTADGGELNYYFFAGPSLKKIVSRYTELTGRMPLPPLWSLGHQQSRYSYYPDKLVEHIADQYRAHDLPLDVLYLDIHYMDGYRVFTWDKSRFPDPAAMTRRLAEQGIRVVTIIDPGVKYQPEGGYAPYDEGLKNDFFLKQTDGSVYIGEVWPGKAVFVDYTKEAARRWWGEQHRALTDVGIAGIWTDMNEPADFLDPSGKRHENIRFDDLGQHTPYNGMRNTFALNMTRATYEGLQRLKPNERPFVITRAGYAGIQRYAVKWTGDNNATFASLSLNVPMFASLGLSGEPFIGADIPGFIGRGDGELLARSYQIAAFSPFFRNHTAIDGYDKEPWRFGRYYEDIARKFIKLRYALLPFIYTTMEEASRTGVPLFRPLVLNFQADENTATIDDQFMVGDALLAAPVTRAAQREREIYFPAGIWFDYWTGKQVVSENVGASLLATGSEKSRASSLPQGETRVVAVPLDHLPLYVHGGSIVPSTVAMSHTGEKPWNPLRFDVYPDAQGGATGSLYEDDGLSPAYQKGALRRTTLMFANRKLTLSAEGAFQPAAREFEVVVHGVTAGAVFVDGQALSADAWSRGTNDSVSLRLPDTGKTRVVEFR